ATCCCCTCGAGGTGATTGTGTTTCTCAGTGCTTTCGTTTTTGCAGTTGTGCATCAGCGGGCATACAGAAACAATTTTGACGCCTTCCAGCAGCATATTAAAGTATTCCACCTCCTGGCCTGCATCGTTAATTTTGTACCACTTAAATTCGGCGCTTTTGAGCGTCTGGCCGGTGGCAACGGCCTTGTAAAGATAGGGGCTGGAGTAATCAAACTCCTTTTCAAAATTGAGCGCGCTATGTACCCGCGTGCCGGTGATCTTGCCCGTATTATTGTCTGTAGGCAGGAACAAACCGTGACCGAACCCGAGCACCTCTATGCTTCCCTCGCGACCCCTTACATCAACACCGCCTTTAATATCCGCGCCGCCGTCGTCTTTAAGCCATAAATAAGCCGGTATAGCCATTTTATTAATTCCATTTAATTGAAAAATCAACCAAACCTTACAGCTACTGAATTTTAAAAAATGTAATTTTTTATAAGCACAGAAACCTCGATAAATTATTACTATGAATAATTCATATAAATAATTGCACTCAATCTATTAAGGGGCATGGAATCGCCAGGCATGCCTGCATAGCAGACGGCCCACCTCATCAAATTTTCACACCCGCGAAATTAAAAAAAGTAGGCTGACTCGATGGGCTGGCGGCGCGTCGGATGATGAGCAAAAAATAAACAACCCTCCATCATTGAAAATTCGCCACATTAAATAACAATAAGTTAAGCCGATGATGATGATGCCAATGAAATGCAAAAAACCAGTCGTTTTCCGCGCGAACGTCGCCTCGTGGATGGGCGATGCCCCGGAGTACATTTAGTAATTTAGTGGCTCAACTTGAGCCGCTATTATCGTACCGGTGCGGTAAAAGAGCATGTTACTAAGTGGCAAAACCGGCAGTTGGATGCGCTGTATGCCATTGTTTATATGGACTGCATTGTTGTAAAAGTTCGTCATGATGGGAAAGTTGCTTGAGGTTTAACTGCTTGTTTTTCCACACAAGATAGAAATAGTGATTTATCTTACCTAAACCACCTTGTCGCTGGTTCAAGTCCAGCAGGGGCCAGCAAATTCAATGAGTTACAACAGCGCGGAAATAAGAGAAAGGGATGCTCTTCCCTGGCTGGCAAGAGCATCAAGGCAAGTTGTTGGCTTCACGCGCGCTCAACTTCGACCAGCTCCTGAAGCTGCTCACGCATATACAATGAAAAATATTCAGGGTCTCTAATCAAAACCCGTTCACCGGCTTCAAACTTC
The DNA window shown above is from Citrobacter farmeri and carries:
- a CDS encoding Hcp family type VI secretion system effector yields the protein MAIPAYLWLKDDGGADIKGGVDVRGREGSIEVLGFGHGLFLPTDNNTGKITGTRVHSALNFEKEFDYSSPYLYKAVATGQTLKSAEFKWYKINDAGQEVEYFNMLLEGVKIVSVCPLMHNCKNESTEKHNHLEGIALRYDKITWKHCDGNIIFSDSWNER